Sequence from the Sciurus carolinensis chromosome 1, mSciCar1.2, whole genome shotgun sequence genome:
TGCTGTCTATAGGATTCCTGACTGGGCCTTGTCATGCACTCCAgtaattccagttactctggaggctgagacaggtaaatcccaagttggaagccagcctggacaagttagaccctgtcttgaaataaaaagtaatagttctggggacatagctcagtgatagagcacttgtttagcatgtgcaaagtcctaggtttaattcccagtattgtaagttatcatcaccatcacatgTAACTTCATGTTAACGCTACcacaatcaaaatatttaaatgagccATCCCAGGATTCCCTTACACTTTACCTTCATGGACAACCCATAacctcccttttcctccctcctaaACTATTAACCTCTAGAAATGGCTAATTTGCTCATACTATATTTATGTTACTCCACAGATATTATGTAGATGGACTCATGCAATGTGAATATATccttttgagactttttttttcattcagcataatttCTTTGAGATTCATCCAAACTATTGCATATATCaataatttatgctttttaattgTTGAATAGTACTCCATGGTGCAAATATGGTAGTTCATTTAACCCTTTACCTACCAAAGGATGTTTTAATTGTTTTCACTTGggggttattataaataaatctgtTATGACAATTTGTATACAAGTTTTATTATgagataaattttcatttctgtggattAAATGCCTAAGAATGAAATTTGGTGCtatgtccatttttaattttaataggaactgccaaactatttttacattttaggtACATCCATTGGGAATGTCCaaattctccacatcctcaccagcatttggtggtatcattatttttttcattttaaccattcTAATGGGTGTGTAGTGATATTTCATTTAACTTGAATTTCtctaatgattttcttttttgcagtgctggggatttcaacccagggccttgtgcttgcgaggcaagcactctaccaactgagctatatccccagcccctctaatgatttatttattttttattttttaatgtttttccacatttttgttgatgccttatagttgtacacaatgatgggatttattgttacatactcattcatgcacacaatatgcaaagttctttttaaaggtaaaatattagaactatttattatcattataattgGCATAATGTGTTACACAATATTATTCAAAATAGTCTCTGACCTGGCAATATCACCTGGAAgctttttgaaaatgcaaattctcagatCTCACTCCCAGCATTTGGTGGTAAAGAGGAATCTGTTTCATATTTTGTCTGGATTATTCCTATGTagctaaagtttgagaagcactgatctACACTCACCTTGTCCAATATGGTAACCACCAGCCACATGTAGTTCTTAAGCAGCTGAAATGTGATGAGTTCAAATTGAGATGGCTGTAAATGCAAAATACACAACAGATATTAAAGTGTTGGCACCAAAAACAGAGTATGaaaatctcattaaaattttcACATTGATTACAAgtggaaataatattttggatagtAGTTtagataaaatacattattaaaattaattttacctatttattttcactattttaatgTGGTTATTAAAAGCTTaaaattagccaggcatggtggtgctcacctataataccagcagcttgggaggttgaagcaggaggatggtgaattcaaagacAGTCTCATCAAAAGCTAGGCAATAaacaacttgatgagaccctgtctctaaataaaatacaaaatagggctgggaatgtgactcagtggttgagtggccctgagtagttcaatcccaggtacaaaaaacaaaacaaaacaaaacaaaaaatacttaaaattatccTTCACCTATCAAAGGACATTTTAGttgtcctttaaaatatatatgtatattaaaatatatatgtagtggcacacacctgtaatcccagaaactcaggagactgaggcaggagtatcatgagttcaaagccagcctcagccacagcaaggcactaagttaactcagggagacactgtctctaataaaatacaaaatagggctggggatgtggctcagtggttcagtgcctctgagttcaatcccctgtaccccacCAAAAAATAATGGGTGTTctatcaccaagctacatcccaggcttttattttattctgagacagggatctcactaagtttctcaggttagccttgaactcgcaatcctcccacctcagcttcccaactCCTTGGGGttacagggattataggcatatgccacagcacccagtcataatttaatttttaatgatacaTGTTTAACAATCATCTTGAAAATTTAACAACTGAGTCTCACAAGCTGGCATAAACCAGCCCCTGCTCACCATGCATTCATGTATTTTCCTCTCATAGGTCGACTTGGAAAACCAAAAATTACACAGAGTTTCATGACATCTGTGAATAGTACCTGTAATGTCACACTGACATGTTctgtggagaaagaagaaaagaatgtgacATACAGCTGGAGTCCTCTGGGAGAAGTAGGCAATGTCCTTCAAGTCTTCCAGACTCCTCAGGACCAAGAGCTTACATATACGTGCATAGCCTGGAACCCCGTTAGCAATAGTTCTGACTCCATCTCTACCCAGCAGCTCTGTGCAGGTAActggctctttctttctttctgatgaGTCTCAGAAATCACTCTGATTGGTCTCATCCTCAGGGGAATGTACCTCCTTTATGCTGAACCTGGTCCCTGGGAACATCTCTTCCCAGGAAGCCCGCTAGGAATTAGCCAAAGCCTTTTTCAAGATGCTAAGCATTTCAGGGTGTTCTGAGCAAACCTGAGCATCCCTGATTCAATTCCTAATTTTCAATAGTAGAAGGTATAGTTTCCCTGGGAACTTTGGTATTCCCTGGGGAGCacccaaattttctttctttctttcttcctttcttccttcctttctttcttcctttctttcttcctttcttccttcctttcttcctttcttccttcctttcttcctttcttcctttcttccttcctttcttcctttcttcttttcttcctttcttccttcctttcttcctttcttccttcctttcttcctttctttctttctttcttttttctttctttcttttttcctcctttttgtgttactagggattggacccaaaggtgctctcccactgagctacatccccatcccttttcattctttattttgaaacaggacctctctgttgcccaggctggcctcaaacttgtaatcaggaggatcagcctcctgagtcactgggattacaggtgtgcaccaccatgcacagCTGAGGGCACCCAATTTTGATAGTGGCCCTGCAAGTGGACAAGCCTGCCAAGATTCTCATGCTTATTTCCTGAGAGTCCAGACTCACTGCAGCTTCCTTTTCCAGACACTGCAACAGCGGGTTCCTATACTCGCCACACTGGGCTGCTGAGCGGGCTAGCTGTGCTCTTTCTGCTTGTCCTCATTCCGTCTTCAGTGTTTCTCCTCCGTCTGTGCAAGAGAGGACAAGGACAAGGTAGGATTCTCCAAGAAGGTAAAATGTGGAGATGCACCTTCTTTCCTCCAAGAACTGAAGTCATTTACCTAAGGTGGAGTGGAGAGGTCCTTTTTTCTAAACGTCCTACAATCCCCACCCATCACCTCACCACCTCCTAGGATGATAGCCCTGAGGACTATATGATGTTACTCTGAGCAGTCCTCAGAATCTGTTCTTGGGATCACCAGTATCTTGTGAGCCTAGTACTTGGGTTTGAGTTTAGCATTGTCATTAACAAGCTATACTTCATTGTACTGTACGTTCACTTATCTGACTCAGCATCCTCACTGGTGAAATGTTTGAACTGCCGTCTCCAGGGTCACTTCCAATTTCATCATATTTTGATAATGATCTTTGGAAAGTCTATGAGGGACACGTAGTAATTTGTAAgaaagaaggcaggcaggcaggcaagaagaaagagagtggagaaaagagaagaaaggggaaggaaaggagggataaaggaagaaaagaaagaaggaaggaaaaaagaagaagaaaaagaggaagaaaggaagggggaggaaggaaggaaagaaggaaggaaggaaggaaggaaggaagacctgATCTTAAATCTCTAAGAGGGATTACACTGCCCCTTAACCCTATGACCGTCCAAGATCTTCCTTTCTCACCATTCACAATAAACAATATGGAACCTCTGCTTCCATGATTCTAACTCTCTTTtggttctgcttcctcaggttcTTACTTGACACCCTTCATTAAGAACTCTGGTATGTTCTCAACCATATGTTCCCTGAATAACAATTGAGAGGGATGGAGTTCACAGCAGAGTGATTAAAACTAAGTATCTGTTTTGCAGTCTGGGGGTAAAGTCTCAGCTTGATCATATATCAGTTACCAGTTATTTTATCACTgtaagcttcagttttctcagttgtaaaatattcataatagtaATAGGGCTTGCTGCATATACTTATTAAGTGGAATGTATGAAATGCTTGGTCTGGTACATAGTAAATACTCAGTTAATGTCAGTTACTATAGTTATAATTGATGGGCATTTGAAGGTGTGGTACAGAGGAGGCACTCTAAGGGAAGGGAGATTGTGACATGCATCATGTCTTAAATAACCTCGTAAAAGGAAGAAATCACAGCCTACTCAGGTCGTAGGTGATCTGCAAGGTCCCTCAAGAGATATCTGTCTTCAATCCCTTACAGCCCCTTAGGGAAAGAGAaggactatttttctttttcttatttttttttcatgctttttaaaactttatttcaacATAACTATGCTTACAGAAATACACTCACATTGGTTAATAGAATGCAATTTAAGTTTAACTTATCCTACACAATTTCAACCAAGAATTTGGTACAtggtttaagattttaaaaagaatttgcaatctggcttatttttatctattacaaatatatataaaagatccGCCATCGAATGCTGCTAAAGAAAGCAACAGGAACCTTGAGAAATATACCTTTGGTTTGCCTCAGAAAAATAACACGTATTGCactgtaaaagtttataaaattggTGCAACAAAACATTGTTGTAATGTTACAATGCCAGTTTAGAAAATTCAGTAACAAATGGATATAGAAGGGGTTGGGAGGGTGCCTATGTACACACGTGGTACTATAAAAGCTATCTGATATAGTTTATATAGCATATAGACTGTAAATCTACACAAAGATTCAGATAATTTCTTAAATCTGAATTAACACTATCAGCTCACTTCATCTGCTGAGGTCAACAATGAAACTCTGCACACTGGCTTTAAGTTTTTTTGATGTATGCAAAGTAAATTTTCTTCCCCAGTTTTTCAGTCCAGAAGTGACAGTATGCTACAGGTATTCCTTCCATCGTTAACATTCATGGGGTGACATGTGATGAGGTTAACTGGGGTTTTAATTTGTATCAGCAATCATGCAAATGGCCCCCAAAGTCAATGACCACATGCCTTTGTAAGTGACTAAGAAATAAAATGGCGAGAAGGGctatttttcacatttacaaGTAAGATATGAGACAGCACTCAGTCTGGGTACCTCACCAAATCTGGGGCAGGAGCTGAGACAGGACCAAATTCTGAAATGCTGGAGCTATGATACTGCTCAACTCAGACCCATTATTTGTGGATATACTAGTGCCCTGGAATAGGACAACCCCAAATTCTGGCTCTCTCTTTTCAACCTTGTTCTAAAATGTCCTGTtagtaacaaagaaaaggagtTCACTGGGATGAATATCCCTTCTAGCACTTAAATGACTAAAAGTAGGTACTTATTTCTCCTGTGTTTGCTTTTCTGGGAACCTGGCACACAGGAGGagcttaataaatgtttcttaaCTCTGTAAACCAATCGAGCAAGCAAGAAATGTTTGtggagcatctactatgtgcatAACATCAAGGTGGTTACAGTAAGGTATGTACCAGAATAATGCAACACAGTGTACAACTAGAGAGAGTtaataatgctaaagaaataagaCCCTGACATGGAAAGTCAACTAGCCATGCAAGGACATCCCTGCTAAGTACAAGGACACTAAGGAAAACTCTGGGTGGAAGAGCTACCTTTGGCTGCCCACGCAGGGATTGAAGAGATCCTCTTTAGCCTAAGATATACTCTAGAGTAGAAAAGAGACCACACTGAACTCTGGGTGAGAAGCCACATGCCTCCTATTCCACATGcaatttttggaaaaaagaaagactgtCCCAGGATCCTAAAATCCATCTCAATAGGATGAGGTCATTTAACCTCTTATGGCTTTATTTCTTCATCATAAAAAAGAACATGGACTAGATAATCTCTAAAAGCTCATCCACCATTCTGTTTATTTGTGACTCAGATGCTGtctcaaagaaaacaatatacaCATACATCACAGTTTCAAGAGACACCCAACCAGCAGAGGCCAGAATCTACGATGAAATCCCCCAGGCCAAGGTGAGCTGATGCTATCATGAACatcccaccatcaccaccaccaggaTATAGGCACCATTGCCCTTAGCTTACTGTTGCCTGGAAAGCAGTCATGGCAAGTCTGAAGGGTTCAATCAGGAAACACTATGTCAGGGAAAAGATAGCATGAGTTTCTCTGTGAGGACACCCTGTAGAAGACTGTGGTTTGAGGTCATGAGCATCTGCATGCAGGACTGGCCCTGCGTTAGATGAGAGTCATGACTAAGCAGCACTCCCTAGAGGGGCCAAACAAGGAGCCCCTAGTGTGAAGGGAGGGCTGCTATAAGACACTGATATGACAAACCAGTTGCTAAGGTGTCTCCAAGGGTACAGAACTGAGGCCCCCTTCAACTATACTGCTTGGTCTAGCAGCAGCAGGTTACTTCCTTCAGACTCTGACTCACTCTGTTCCATACCCTCTCTCTACCTGCGTGTTCCTCCTTCACCCCCAACCTGGATCACCTTCATCTGTGTTTCCACCAGCCTGCTGCCCTGAAATCTGAAAAGAGTGAAGGGGAAACTGAAGTCTTCCCAGTCACCCTAGCACTGTGCTTGGACTGATAGGGCTGCTGGATCCATAGAGCTGATGAAAAACTAAGACCCCGACTAAGCCAGACTCAGTCTGTCTGAACCATGCAACTCCCTCCTCTTAACTCCTGCAGATTTTTGCCCCAAAGCCCTCCCTAATTACCACCCACTCCCCTCATTCCCACCTGATCCAGATCTTCTCCGAAGTTGAATGGAACCATATCTAAGGCCAGGGGAAGAGGTTACCTAGTAAAAGTGGGACCAGAGAAGGGTGACTGGTGAGGCAGAATTAGGAAATAAGATTCATAGAGAATTCACTGAGGGGATGATTGATGTTTTCCAGGGACTTCCCTCCAAGGAAGAGCCGGTGAACACGATTTATTCCACAGTGCAGTACCATGATAAGGTAAATCCTTTCTGATgtttgatttctcttttcctctttgttgcAGCCATTTTAGTGTCCCCATCCATCAGTATATAATTGAAAACCATAACTTCTCAAGCCCATGGAAAGATTGTTTGCACCATTTTAAGTAACTAGCACACAAGAGACACTAGTGATAACTAGATGCCAGCAGTGGCTTTTCACTATGTACAGCTAAAACTAGAATTATTGGGGTACAGAAAGAACTTGGACTCAACTAGGAACAAAGAATGCAGCTAGCTTGAGCCTGGATGTTGTCTCAAGCCCATAGTCAAAATCAATGCCAATTTTCCCCATTCCCTCCTACTGCACTTTTCTGAACTAAGAAGGTCCCCAGGGGGTCCCAGATGGAGTGGCTGGAGAAGAGGCAAAGAACTTGGCAAAGACAAGGCCCTACTATCCCAGATTTCTGCAGCACTGGGGAAATCTAAGACACTCCACCTCCTGTGCCATTTGCTGAATTCTAGGTACCACATGGGACTGAagttctccagccacacctttcagttaacataatttcACATTTCCCTCTCATGCACAGATGGGGAAAACCAGCACACAGGACAGCAGACCTCCCAGGGAACTTCAGCCTATGAAATTGTGATCTAGCTGGCAGGTGGTGTTCTCCCTTTGGAAACTGAGTTACAATTTCCCATCAAGGCAGGTGCCCTAGATCTAGACCTTCTCTGCACAGCTCTTACTGGGAGATTGCAAATCATCACCTCCCAACATGTAAGCAAAGCAGGAAACTCTGTTGCTGAGCATAGTTTGTACCAACAGACACATGGTTACTCGCCCTTTTTGACTGGCTGCCATCTGGATGAATGACAACGCAGTTTTCCAAGTACAGTGCTTCCCAATCTTCTTCACATCATGGCACatgcagaaaataatatttttttatggCACTCCATGGTAAACAATCAAGGTTGCTCCTGCACATGACTGGAAGATTCTCTCAACTAGAGGTAATAGTCCTGTGCAACTGCTGTGGGAGAAGGGATCAATATTTTGCACACCTGTAACATGCCATA
This genomic interval carries:
- the Cd84 gene encoding LOW QUALITY PROTEIN: SLAM family member 5 (The sequence of the model RefSeq protein was modified relative to this genomic sequence to represent the inferred CDS: deleted 2 bases in 1 codon) → MAKRLLWILLLFLQTWLEEAGNDATLIVVNGILGEWATFPLNIQESQQLTSIAWTSKTSVAFVKPGDPGTPPMVTVTHRNYYERIKVTDQNYNLVISDLRMEDAGVYQADINTETNTTYTTTKRYHLQVYRRLGKPKITQSFMTSVNSTCNVTLTCSVEKEEKNVTYSWSPLGEVGNVLQVFQTPQDQELTYTCIAWNPVSNSSDSISTQQLCADTATAGSYTRHTGLLSGLAVLFLLVLIPSSVFLLRLCKRGQGQGSYLTPFIKNSDAVSKKTIYTYITVSRDTQPAEARIYDEIPQAKGLPSKEEPVNTIYSTVQYHDKMGKTSTQDSRPPGTSAYEIVI